ATTTCTACAGGCGCTTTCAGTTGTTGCAGCAATTGCTCACTGGCATTGCTCACGGTGTAACGCTGCTCCGCAGTAAGGTCTACACGGTATTGCCACTGTGCACTCAGCAATATGAGAGCTACAGCTGCCACAACCACCAACCATCCGATATATTTTTTCATCATCCTTTTTGCTTCAAAAAATTCTATTAACGACGGGCCAGCAACGATCGGGTACCAAACAAAAACAAGCCAATGATGACACCGAAATACAACACATCATTCAACGCTATTACACCGCGGCTCACATTTTTATAATGTTCATCCATGCCCAGCAAGGCCACCCAGTAATCGGCGCCACCTTGCAATGCAGGAATACCTGCTACTACCGCAAAAGCACTGTACAACAAAAAGCTCATGAAAGCCGCCAGCAAGAAACTAACGATTGGATTGGCAGTGAGGGCACTACTGGCAATACCAATGGCCGTGAAAGCACCAGCCAATAAGATCAATCCGATATAAGAACCTGCTATGCCGCCGGTATCAATGCTGCCGTTGATGCTGAGCATGCTGATGGTAAGAACATACAACAACGTGGGCAGCAGCGCCAGCAACACCACTGTAAGTGAGGCTGCATATTTGGCCCATACAATTTGCCATAGGCTGACGGGTCTTGTTTTCAGCAATTCCCAGGTGCCACTTTTAAATTCATCGCTCAGGCTGCGCATGGTAACGGCAGGTACCAATAGCAAGAGAATCCATGGTGCCAATTCAAAGTATTTATCGAGGGTGGCGTAGCCAAAATCGAAAATGCTGGTATCGGGAAACACAAACAGAAACAGACCCATCAGCAGCAAAAACAAGCCAATGGATAAGTAGCCGGTGAGGCTGCTGAAAAACTGCCGGAGTTCTTTTACAAAAAGTGCTTGCATAAAGTGTACAAATTAACGGCTAAGCGGTGAAATGCCCGCAGGCTGCTTACAGCAAAGCAAAAGTTTAGCAATTACTGACATGGCTGGATAAATCATTGATAGCTGTAATATCAGGCCCATTGTATATTTCAATTTCACGCCCTTTTTCCGCTAGCCCTCATCGGCCTGTCGATGAGTACACCCTATTCTGTAAGAAAAATTAATACCCACCATGAACCTTTCAGGAAAGACTGGAAGTGGCTTGCATTTGCGCAAACACTTTCTGGCCCTAAGCGTATGTATACTGAGCCTACTGCCAGCATTCGCTCAAACGGGCAAATGGAATGACCCCAAAATTGACATCGTTTTCCGATCGCTGCTGGCACAACAACACCTGCCCGTGCAGCAGCAAAAAATGCCGGTGGCACAGGTAGCCAAGCCCACAAGAGCTCAAGTGCCCGGCCAACAGCGCATGGAAGACCGCTACGATTGTATTGTGTACACCAATGCGCCAGGAGTACTGGCTACAAAAGGCTTTGTTATCCGGAGTATTCAGCCGGGTTTTGTTACAGCCTGGGTAAGTCTGGCTGAAATACCGGCACTGGCAGCATTGCCAGAAGTACGCTATGTGCAAGCACCCGAAGTATTGGAAGCCCACAACGATGTAGCCGTAGGCAACACTGGTGCTTCGCTGCTGCACCAAGGCGTGGTAAACAATACCGTGTACAAAGGCAAAGGCGTAATTGTTGCCATTTTTGATTCGGGTATCGACTGGGATCATCCCGATTTCAGAGATCCGGTGGATCAAACTAAGAGCCGCATTCTGCGTATATGGGATCAAACGCTGACACCTATTGCCGGCGAATCTTCGCCAGCGGTACTCGGTTATGGGGTTGAATACACACAAGCCCACATCAACAATGAAATAGACGGTACCCCAGCCAGCTACGTACGTACACAAGATGTAAACGGACACGGCAGCCATGTGGCAGGTATTGCTGCTTGGTAATGGTGCGGCTCAAGCCAGCCGTAAATACACAGGTATGGCGCCAGAGGCAGACATTGTAGTGGTAAAAGGCGGCGAAAGCAGCTTTACCACCACCAACATCATCAATGGCATGAGCTATCTGCAAAACCTGTCTGCAACGCTGGGCAAACCCGTAGTGCTCAACATGAGCCTGGGTGGCCTTACCGGGGCACATGATGGAACCCGTGCCGATGAGATTGCACTGGATAATTTTACCGCTTCTGGTCCCGGCCGTGTGGTAGTGGTATCTGCCGGCAACAGCAATGGCAGCTTGCTGCATACTACAGCAACGCTAAACAGTGCTGCCAGCCAAACGGTCAATTTTACTGTACCCTCTGGCACCAGCGGCACCGATGTGTTTCAATACCGGGTGTATGCCAATGAT
The Phnomibacter ginsenosidimutans genome window above contains:
- a CDS encoding ABC transporter permease — its product is MQALFVKELRQFFSSLTGYLSIGLFLLLMGLFLFVFPDTSIFDFGYATLDKYFELAPWILLLLVPAVTMRSLSDEFKSGTWELLKTRPVSLWQIVWAKYAASLTVVLLALLPTLLYVLTISMLSINGSIDTGGIAGSYIGLILLAGAFTAIGIASSALTANPIVSFLLAAFMSFLLYSAFAVVAGIPALQGGADYWVALLGMDEHYKNVSRGVIALNDVLYFGVIIGLFLFGTRSLLARR
- a CDS encoding S8 family serine peptidase, whose protein sequence is MNLSGKTGSGLHLRKHFLALSVCILSLLPAFAQTGKWNDPKIDIVFRSLLAQQHLPVQQQKMPVAQVAKPTRAQVPGQQRMEDRYDCIVYTNAPGVLATKGFVIRSIQPGFVTAWVSLAEIPALAALPEVRYVQAPEVLEAHNDVAVGNTGASLLHQGVVNNTVYKGKGVIVAIFDSGIDWDHPDFRDPVDQTKSRILRIWDQTLTPIAGESSPAVLGYGVEYTQAHINNEIDGTPASYVRTQDVNGHGSHVAGIAAW